The Acidobacteriota bacterium genome includes the window ATTGCCGGTTGAACCATAGACCATGCCCATCACGTCGAAGCGGCCGCCGGTGATGAGGCGCGAGTCTCCTGACGGATTCACGAATATCGCCGCGCTGTGTGCGCTCGCCGAGCCGAACAGTTGCGGGTACTTGAACGCCAGGTGCAGCGCGCCGTAGCCGCCCATCGAGATGCCGCTGATGCCGCGCGCCGCGCGTCCCGCTTGCACGCGATATTTCTTCTCCATCGCGGGCAGGAACTCGCGCAGGAAGAATTGCTCGTACTTCACGCGTCCATCCCGCGAATCGATGTAGAAGCTCATGCCGCCCGCCGGCGTCACGGTGATGAACTCCGTCATTTCACCGCGCGCCTGCATGTTCTCGATCACGTTCCACCCGCCTGTCTGGATGAACGACTGCTCGTTGTCGCCGAGCCCGTGCAGGTGATAGAGGATGGGATAGCGTCGCTGCTTCGCGGTGTCGTAACTCGCCGGCAGCAATGCGCAATACTTCACGCTGCGCCCGAGGATGGCGCTCTGCACGCTGGCACACTCGGCCCGTGCCGCCGCAAACGCCGGCGGCGTCCACGCGCAAAGCGCCGCGCACACCAGCACCAGCGGAAGGAAATGTTTCAGACGGCAACTGTTCCGACTGACGCTCATTCGTAGCGCAGCGCCTGTACCGGATCGAGCTTGGCCGCGCGCGCCGCGGGGTAGAGGCCTGAGACCAGGCTCACCAGGACCGCGAATCCGATGGCCGCCGCGACCAGCCACCACGGCACCAGCCAGAGATTTTCCGCCGGCAAGTCCTGGCGCGCGAGGTAGTAGTTGGTGCCGAAGTTGATGACGCGGCCGATCACCCAGCCCAGGGCCACGCCGAGCGCGCCGCCGGCAAATCCCATCACGCCTGCTTCGGCAAAGAACAGCGTCTTCACGTCGGCATCGCTCGCGCCGATGGCCTTCATGATCCCGATCTCGCGCCGCCGCTCCAGGATCGCCATCACCAGCGTGTTGATGATCCCCAGCGACGCCACCGCTACCGCCAGCGATCCGAAGATGCCGAGGAAGAGGTCGAGCACCACGAAGAAGCGCCGCAATCCCTTGGTGGCGTCGAGCGCCGACCACGTGGTGAAGCCCATTTTCTTGATCGCTTCCTGTACGCCCTGCGCCTCGCCCGGCTTGGCCACGCGCACCAGCAGGCTGCTGTAGCTCGGCTTGCCGCTCGCGGCTACCGCATCGCGCAGCGCCGAAGGCTGCAGCACATTCAGCTTTTCCGCCACCGCGTTAGGGATGAACACCCGTCCGCGCGCGAAATTCCGCCAGCCCCCGTAGGGCTCCTGCTTCACGATGCCCACGATGGTCAGCGTCCGCTCTTTGCGGATCACGGAGAAGCCGCCGTCGTCTGCGGAGTTTTCGCCGGAGGCGGCGCCCGTGGCCTCCTTGTCTGCGTTCCCCTTATCTGCCCTCCCCTTGTCTGCGTTCAATGGCGCGCGCTCGGCATAGCGCAGCACGATCTGCTTGCCCAGCGGCGAGGCATTCGGCGAGATGCGTTTCGCGAAATCCTCATGGATGACCGCCTCTTCCGCCTCCGGACCGGAAAAGAACTTGCCTTGCACGTCGTCGAACGCGTCGCTCTGCTTGGCCGACATCGGCAGGCCGGCAACGGTCGAGAACTGCGAATGCCCTTCGTAGACGACCTCCGTCTGGAAGCGCATCTCGGGATAGACCTCGGTCACGCCCGGCAGTCTCGCCATCTCGGCCCGCGTGGTTTCGTCGAGCGCGCGCGCGTTCTCGTTGGACATGGTCTTCTGCTGCTGCCGCTCGCTCGAATCAAAGCTCAGGAAATCGCGCTTCGAAAACACTGCCACCGTGTCGAAGATGCCGGAGCGGTTCAGGTTGCGGTCGGCGAGCGCTTGCAATCCGATGCCGAGCGAGAGCATCGCCACCAGCGACGCCACGCCCACCGCGATCCCCGCCGTCGTGAGCCCATTGCGCAGCACGGATTCGCGCAGGTTGCGCCCGGCCAGCTCGATCAGGTCGTAGCTCTTCATGGTCTGCTCACCGATGCTGTACTCACCTAAGTGCCGTCACTTCCGCCGGCTCGCTCGCGACGATCTTGCCGTCGGAGAGGAACACCAGTCGCGTGGCGTAGCGCTCGGCGAGTGCGCGCTCATGCGTCACCAGCACCACCGTCATGCCTTCGCGGTTCAGTTCCTGGATCAAGTTCAAGATCTCGGCGCCGGTATGGCTGTCGAGGTTCCCGGTGGGCTCGTCGGCCAGCAACAATGCCGGTCTATTGACGAGCGCGCGCGCGATGGAACCGCGCTGCTGCTCGCCCCCTGAAAGTTCGCTGGGACGGTGTTTTGCCCGCGCGCCCAGCCCCACACGTTCCAGTGCCGCGCGCACCAGTTCCGGCCTGCGCTCGCGCGCGACCTCGGCAAAGCGCATGGGCAGTTCCACGTTCTCCGCCAGCGTCATGGTGGGAACAAGGTTGAAGGCCTGGAAGATCATGCCAACGGTGTTGCGCCGGTAGGCGGCGAGCTCGGCTGAAGCCAGCTGCGCGAGGTCGCGCCCCATCACGGTCACCGAGCCTGCGGTCGGCCGGTCGAGTCCCCCGATCAGGTTCAGCAACGTGGATTTCCCCGAGCCCGAGCTGCCCAGCAACGCGACGAACTCACCGGCGGCCACGTCCAGGCTCACGCCATCGAGCGCGCGCACCACTGCCTCGCCCATGGTGTAGTGGCGGGAGACGTTCGCTGCGTGGACTGCCGGCTGGTTCGGGACCGCTGCCATGGGGATTTTTAATAGACGATCCTTACAGATGTTACTACGCGCCCCGTGGACGCAAAGTTCCTCGCTCTGGCGCCCCGCCACTCACGCCCCGCCACTCACGCCAGTGAGCTCTCCGGGACCTGAACCCTCCGGCCTGGCTTTGCGTATCCAGTCCTAAGGCGCTAAGGCGCTCCGGCGCTCCTGGTCCCATTCCCCCTGTTACCATTTCCGAGGAGCGCCGTCTAAGTGCCCGAGGACTGCATGCGAAATCTGGTTGTCTTTTTTCTCGCCCTCACCATCGCCGCGCCGCTGCTGCTGGCGCAACCGCACACCAAAGAATCCGTGGACGCCAACCGCAAGCAGCTTGACTCCTTGTTGAAAGAACAGTGGGAGTACACCTTGCGGACCAATCCCGAGTTCGCTTCCATCCTGGGCGACAAGCGCTACAACGATAAGCTCAGCGACTTCTCGCAGCCGGCCATCGACGAAGACCTGCGCCAGACCAAGATCTTCTTCGACAAGTTCAGCGCCGTGGACACCTCCGGCTTCCCCGAGCAGGAGCAGCTCAATCAGCGCTTGATGGTCCGCGACCTCTCGCGCGCGCTCGACAATGCGCACTTCAAGAATTGGGAGATGCCGGTGAATCAGTTCTTCGGCATCCATCTGGACGCGCCCCAGCTGGTGCAGCTCCTCCCCTTCGACACGGTGAAAGACTTCGAAGACTACATCGCGCGCCTCAAGCAGATCCCCCGCGCGTTCGACGAGACCGGGATCCAGATGCGCAACGGCATGCGCGACCAGCTCATGCCGCCGAAGTTCCTGCTGCTCAAGGTCGCCGACCAGTCCGACCGCATCGCCAAGCAGACGCCGGAACAATCACCCTTCGCCATGCCGCTCAAGAAGTTCCCCGCTACCTTCTCCGCGGCCGACAAGCAACGGCTCTCCGCCGGCGTGCTCGGCGCCATCAAAGACTCGGTGTTGCCCGCTTACGTGAAGTTCGGGGCGTTCGTGCGCAACGACTACGCGCCGCACGGCCGCGAGCATGAAGGCTTGTGGTCGCTGCCCGACGGCGAAGCGCGTTATCGCGCTGCCATCAAGAACCTCACCACCACCGAGATGGCGCCCGCGGATGTGCACCAGCTGGGGTTGAACGAGGTGGCGCGCATCGAAGGCGAGATGCTGAAGATCGCCAACCAGCTCGGCTTCCAGGACCTGAAGAGCTTCAACGCGGCCATCGAGAAGGATCCCAACCTGCGGCCGAAGTCGCGCGAAGACATCCTTGATTACTACCGCAAGTACACCGAGCAGATGTACGCCAAGCTGCCGCAACTCTTTGGCCGGCTGCCGAAAGCTAAGGTCGTGGTGATGCCGGTCGAGGAGTTCCGCGAGAAGGAAGCTTCCGGCGCGCAGTACAACCAGGGCACACCGGATGGTTCGCGTCCCGGACACATCATGGTGAACACCGGAGATTTCAAAGACCGCAAGATCATCAGCTTCGAATCCACCGCGTATCACGAGGGTGTTCCCGGCCATCACATGCAGATCTCGATCGCGCAAGAGCTGCCCACCCTGCCGCCCTTCCGCCAGCAGGCGGGTTACACCGCGTACGTCGAGGGATGGGCGCTGTACTCCGAGCGTCTCGGCAAAGAGGTCGGCTTCTATCAGGATCCGTACTCCGATTACGGACGCTTGCAGGACGAGATGCTGCGCGCCATCCGCCTGGTCGTCGACAGCGGCGTGCACTACAAGCACTGGACGCGGCAGCAGGTGGTCGACTACTTCCACGCCCACTCGGCGCAGGATGAGCCCGACATCCAATCGGAGACCGATCGCTACATCGCCTGGCCGGCGCAGGCGCTGGCCTACAAGATCGGACAGTTGAAGATCACCGAACTGCGCGAGCGCGCGAAGAAAGAACTGGGTGACAAGTTCGATATCCGCGCGTATCACGATGAAGTGTTGGGTGCGGGCGCGCTGCCCATGAACGTGCTCGAGGAGCGCATCAACGCCTGGATCGCGCAGCAGAAGAAGTCTCCGACCGCACACACCGGCAACTGATCCAGGGTAGCGCCGGCGTCTCGCCGGCTGGTGCGGCGGCATCTTGCCGCCGCATTGTTTCCTATCCGCTTCCTCTGTGCCTCTGTGTCTCTGTGGTGGGTTTTGGTTTTACTTCCCCAGCTTCTCGAACGGCACATTCAATATCGGATACAGCTTCCAATCCTGATAGTCGAAGTGCCACCACTCCTGC containing:
- a CDS encoding esterase family protein — translated: MSVSRNSCRLKHFLPLVLVCAALCAWTPPAFAAARAECASVQSAILGRSVKYCALLPASYDTAKQRRYPILYHLHGLGDNEQSFIQTGGWNVIENMQARGEMTEFITVTPAGGMSFYIDSRDGRVKYEQFFLREFLPAMEKKYRVQAGRAARGISGISMGGYGALHLAFKYPQLFGSASAHSAAIFVNPSGDSRLITGGRFDVMGMVYGSTGNGSPIDRAFYAKNSPLTLAREHAAGLRGMKIYFDCGTEDGYGFDAGTRALDAELTKLKVPHEAHLYPGRHDWVYFAEHLPASLKFHAQVFSGK
- a CDS encoding ABC transporter permease produces the protein MKSYDLIELAGRNLRESVLRNGLTTAGIAVGVASLVAMLSLGIGLQALADRNLNRSGIFDTVAVFSKRDFLSFDSSERQQQKTMSNENARALDETTRAEMARLPGVTEVYPEMRFQTEVVYEGHSQFSTVAGLPMSAKQSDAFDDVQGKFFSGPEAEEAVIHEDFAKRISPNASPLGKQIVLRYAERAPLNADKGRADKGNADKEATGAASGENSADDGGFSVIRKERTLTIVGIVKQEPYGGWRNFARGRVFIPNAVAEKLNVLQPSALRDAVAASGKPSYSSLLVRVAKPGEAQGVQEAIKKMGFTTWSALDATKGLRRFFVVLDLFLGIFGSLAVAVASLGIINTLVMAILERRREIGIMKAIGASDADVKTLFFAEAGVMGFAGGALGVALGWVIGRVINFGTNYYLARQDLPAENLWLVPWWLVAAAIGFAVLVSLVSGLYPAARAAKLDPVQALRYE
- a CDS encoding ABC transporter ATP-binding protein, which translates into the protein MAAVPNQPAVHAANVSRHYTMGEAVVRALDGVSLDVAAGEFVALLGSSGSGKSTLLNLIGGLDRPTAGSVTVMGRDLAQLASAELAAYRRNTVGMIFQAFNLVPTMTLAENVELPMRFAEVARERRPELVRAALERVGLGARAKHRPSELSGGEQQRGSIARALVNRPALLLADEPTGNLDSHTGAEILNLIQELNREGMTVVLVTHERALAERYATRLVFLSDGKIVASEPAEVTALR
- a CDS encoding DUF885 domain-containing protein is translated as MRNLVVFFLALTIAAPLLLAQPHTKESVDANRKQLDSLLKEQWEYTLRTNPEFASILGDKRYNDKLSDFSQPAIDEDLRQTKIFFDKFSAVDTSGFPEQEQLNQRLMVRDLSRALDNAHFKNWEMPVNQFFGIHLDAPQLVQLLPFDTVKDFEDYIARLKQIPRAFDETGIQMRNGMRDQLMPPKFLLLKVADQSDRIAKQTPEQSPFAMPLKKFPATFSAADKQRLSAGVLGAIKDSVLPAYVKFGAFVRNDYAPHGREHEGLWSLPDGEARYRAAIKNLTTTEMAPADVHQLGLNEVARIEGEMLKIANQLGFQDLKSFNAAIEKDPNLRPKSREDILDYYRKYTEQMYAKLPQLFGRLPKAKVVVMPVEEFREKEASGAQYNQGTPDGSRPGHIMVNTGDFKDRKIISFESTAYHEGVPGHHMQISIAQELPTLPPFRQQAGYTAYVEGWALYSERLGKEVGFYQDPYSDYGRLQDEMLRAIRLVVDSGVHYKHWTRQQVVDYFHAHSAQDEPDIQSETDRYIAWPAQALAYKIGQLKITELRERAKKELGDKFDIRAYHDEVLGAGALPMNVLEERINAWIAQQKKSPTAHTGN